In one Flavobacteriales bacterium genomic region, the following are encoded:
- a CDS encoding cytochrome c — translation MRTTPTLTLLAGLAILASCGGDPNSPGVEYMPDMYRSPAIEAYVDYGQDPYHLSEELAREQRNRPSARKPAAGTIPFSEDPAKAQFRMPYPYPNTTEGYEAAGAQLKSPVPMTEATVAKGKEIYGKFCQHCHGEKGEGDGGVVKNGNYPQPPSYTGPLKDLPEGKIFHSLVYGKNIAMGSHASQLDKEERWMVTHYVQFLQNGGKMTREPVAEAAPEAK, via the coding sequence ATGCGCACGACCCCGACCCTCACCCTTCTCGCCGGCTTGGCCATCCTCGCCTCCTGCGGGGGCGACCCCAACAGCCCGGGCGTGGAATACATGCCCGACATGTACCGCAGCCCCGCCATCGAGGCCTACGTGGACTACGGCCAGGACCCCTACCACCTCAGCGAGGAGCTGGCCCGCGAGCAGCGGAACAGGCCCAGCGCACGGAAGCCCGCTGCCGGAACCATCCCCTTCAGCGAGGACCCCGCCAAGGCGCAGTTCAGGATGCCCTATCCCTACCCCAATACGACCGAAGGCTACGAGGCTGCCGGCGCACAGCTGAAGAGCCCCGTGCCCATGACCGAGGCCACGGTGGCCAAGGGGAAGGAAATCTACGGCAAGTTCTGCCAGCATTGCCACGGCGAGAAGGGCGAGGGTGACGGCGGCGTGGTGAAGAACGGCAACTACCCGCAGCCTCCCAGCTACACCGGTCCGCTGAAGGACCTGCCCGAGGGAAAGATCTTCCACAGCCTCGTGTACGGCAAGAACATCGCCATGGGCTCCCATGCCTCGCAACTCGATAAGGAGGAGCGGTGGATGGTGACGCACTATGTGCAATTCCTCCAGAACGGAGGGAAGATGACGCGTGAGCCGGTGGCCGAAGCGGCCCCGGAAGCCAAGTGA
- a CDS encoding DUF3341 domain-containing protein: MANKVIYAVYEDPEQLKDGARKLVSSGVRVKDVFSPFPVHGLDPIIGVKRTRLGIVSFMFGITGTCLALLGIWYFNIFDWPMNIGGKPSQALYKNLPAFIPVTFEFTVLCAAHGMAITYLIRNKTLPGMPARNPDPRTTDDKFIMEVRTADNHGHSAEAIVGMLRETPVFEINERQC, from the coding sequence ATGGCGAACAAGGTCATCTATGCGGTCTACGAGGACCCCGAGCAGCTCAAGGACGGAGCGCGCAAGCTGGTGAGCAGCGGCGTGCGGGTGAAGGATGTGTTCTCGCCCTTCCCGGTCCACGGCCTCGACCCCATCATCGGCGTCAAGCGCACCCGTCTGGGCATTGTGAGCTTCATGTTCGGCATCACGGGCACCTGCCTCGCGCTGCTGGGCATCTGGTACTTCAACATCTTCGATTGGCCGATGAACATCGGCGGCAAGCCCAGCCAGGCGCTCTACAAGAACCTGCCGGCCTTCATCCCGGTGACCTTCGAGTTCACGGTGCTCTGCGCAGCCCATGGCATGGCCATCACCTACCTGATCCGCAACAAGACGCTGCCCGGCATGCCGGCACGGAACCCCGATCCGCGCACCACGGACGACAAGTTCATCATGGAGGTGCGCACCGCGGACAACCACGGCCACAGCGCTGAGGCCATTGTCGGCATGCTGCGCGAGACCCCCGTGTTCGAGATCAACGAGCGCCAATGCTGA